A portion of the Syntrophaceae bacterium genome contains these proteins:
- a CDS encoding pyridoxamine 5'-phosphate oxidase family protein, whose protein sequence is MEEMENLRGRLDAMLQSQRLAVLSTAGAGGAPYGSLVSFAALGAGRLLFATTRATRKYENLRADARVALLVDNRSGGEADFHEALAATALGRAFELTGKDREEGISVYIAKFPFLEEFVRAPSCALFRVDVERWVVVTRFQNVIEVKPLP, encoded by the coding sequence ATGGAAGAGATGGAGAACCTTCGCGGCAGGCTCGATGCGATGCTGCAGTCCCAGCGACTGGCCGTGCTTTCCACCGCAGGCGCAGGGGGCGCCCCGTACGGCAGTCTCGTCTCCTTCGCGGCACTCGGCGCCGGGCGGCTGCTGTTCGCCACGACCCGGGCGACCCGCAAATATGAAAACCTCAGGGCCGATGCCCGGGTGGCATTGCTTGTCGACAACCGAAGCGGCGGGGAGGCTGATTTTCACGAGGCCCTGGCCGCCACGGCCCTGGGCAGGGCTTTCGAGCTGACCGGGAAGGATCGGGAGGAGGGGATTTCCGTCTACATCGCGAAATTCCCCTTTCTCGAGGAGTTCGTCCGCGCGCCGTCGTGCGCACTCTTCCGCGTGGACGTGGAACGCTGGGTCGTGGTCACGAGATTCCAGAACGTCATCGAGGTCAAACCCCTCCCATGA
- a CDS encoding DUF882 domain-containing protein, which yields MRSFRKHGDPLVEPFSRRSFLKLGLLGSALLFLPQKVLASLEPVTSPEIIGSPGWKDEAGLIMEPSGERRLHLYSTNTGETFNGVYWADGDYIPEALEEIDHLMRDYRANLVKEIDPNLLDLLYNLNQRLELEKPFHVISGYRSPKTNAALRRRNRRVARNSLHMAGMAVDLRVPDVHVKHLCNAALEMRCGGVGYYARRGFVHLDVGDVRTWQDGRRRKKKAAGKA from the coding sequence ATGCGTTCCTTTAGAAAACATGGCGATCCTCTCGTCGAACCGTTCAGCCGCCGCTCCTTTCTGAAACTGGGTCTTCTCGGCTCCGCTCTTCTCTTTCTCCCGCAGAAGGTCTTGGCCAGCCTCGAGCCGGTGACCTCGCCTGAAATCATCGGCTCCCCGGGGTGGAAGGACGAGGCCGGTCTCATCATGGAGCCCAGCGGGGAAAGACGGCTCCACCTCTACAGCACCAACACGGGCGAGACGTTCAACGGGGTCTACTGGGCCGACGGGGACTACATCCCCGAGGCTCTCGAGGAGATCGACCACCTGATGCGAGACTACCGGGCCAACCTGGTCAAGGAAATCGACCCCAACCTGCTTGACCTTCTCTACAATCTCAATCAGAGGCTTGAACTCGAGAAGCCTTTCCATGTGATCTCCGGCTACCGCTCCCCGAAGACGAATGCGGCCCTGCGCAGGCGCAACCGCCGCGTGGCGCGGAACAGCCTGCACATGGCCGGGATGGCGGTGGACCTGCGGGTGCCCGACGTGCACGTCAAGCACCTCTGCAACGCGGCGCTCGAGATGCGCTGCGGAGGCGTCGGGTACTACGCCAGGCGGGGCTTCGTGCACCTCGATGTGGGGGATGTCCGCACCTGGCAGGACGGCAGGAGAAGAAAGAAGAAGGCAGCCGGGAAGGCCTGA